In a genomic window of Gossypium arboreum isolate Shixiya-1 chromosome 7, ASM2569848v2, whole genome shotgun sequence:
- the LOC108486368 gene encoding transcription factor CPC — protein sequence MDGRRRKQPKTSGCCSEEVSSIEWEFINMSEQEEDLIYRMYKLVGDKWALIAGRIPGRKAEEIERFWIMRHGEGFANRRRELN from the exons ATGGACGGACGTCGCCGGAAGCAACCAAAGACTAGTGGCTGCTGCTCTGAAG AGGTGAGCAGCATTGAGTGGGAATTCATAAACATGTCTGAACAAGAAGAGGATCTAATTTATAGAATGTACAAACTCGTTGGTGACAA GTGGGCCTTAATTGCTGGTAGGATTCCAGGTCGAAAAGCTGAAGAGATAGAAAGGTTTTGGATCATGAGACACGGAGAAGGATTCGCCAACAGACGAAGAGAGCTCAACTGA